From Flavobacterium arcticum, the proteins below share one genomic window:
- a CDS encoding DUF3575 domain-containing protein, which produces MKKTSLIIVFLFSLFTAKAQNQSETIKNQFEKKNDVKINVYFTALGLFEGTYERNLNKKSSLGITGMYVFSQKYDEDANFQISPFYRRYFGKKYASGFFIEGFGTLGSTDGKQLMDVNGNITLNEGPDVIDLSLGLSFGCKWVTKSGIVFEVLVGMGGNLFNADKTDHDVINRRAISVGYRF; this is translated from the coding sequence ATGAAAAAAACATCTTTAATAATCGTGTTTTTGTTTTCTCTTTTTACGGCTAAAGCACAAAACCAAAGTGAAACTATCAAGAATCAATTTGAAAAGAAAAATGATGTAAAAATCAATGTGTATTTTACAGCATTGGGACTTTTTGAAGGAACTTATGAAAGGAACTTAAATAAAAAATCTTCACTAGGAATAACTGGTATGTATGTCTTTAGCCAAAAATATGACGAGGATGCTAATTTTCAAATTTCTCCTTTTTATAGGAGATACTTTGGTAAAAAGTATGCTTCAGGGTTTTTTATTGAAGGATTTGGTACATTAGGCTCAACCGATGGAAAACAATTAATGGATGTTAATGGAAATATTACTTTAAACGAAGGTCCTGATGTGATTGATTTATCACTTGGTTTAAGTTTTGGGTGTAAATGGGTTACTAAAAGCGGAATCGTTTTTGAAGTATTAGTTGGTATGGGAGGAAACTTATTTAATGCTGATAAAACAGATCATGATGTTATTAATCGTCGCGCAATAAGTGTAGGTTACCGCTTTTAG
- a CDS encoding peptide chain release factor 3, translating into MGFTEEIERRRTFGIISHPDAGKTTLTEKLLLFGGAIQEAGAVKSNKIKKGATSDFMEIERQRGISVATSVLAFNYQNKKINILDTPGHKDFAEDTFRTLTAVDSVIVVIDVAKGVEEQTEKLVKVCRMRKIPMLVFINKLDREGKDAFDLMDEVEQKLGLTVTPLSFPIGMGYDFQGIYNIWEKNINLFSGDSRKNIEETIAFDDIDNPELEKLIGAKPAETLREELELINEVYPEFDREAYLEGNLQPVFFGSALNNFGVRELLDCFVEIAPTPRPKDSDTRTVSPVEEKFSGFVFKIHANMDPKHRDRIAFVKIVSGTFERNKPYLHVRLKKNLKFSSPNAFFAEKKEIVDISYPGDIVGLHDTGNFKIGDTLTEGEQMSFKGIPSFSPEHFRYINNADPLKAKQLEKGIDQLMDEGVAQLFTLEMNNRKVIGTVGALQYEVIQYRLEHEYGAKCSYENFPAYKACWVKPDDPKNEEFAEFKRIKQKFMAKDKYGQLVFLADSEFSIQMAAQKFPSVKLMFTSEFD; encoded by the coding sequence ATGGGTTTTACGGAAGAAATTGAAAGAAGGCGCACCTTCGGAATCATATCGCACCCCGATGCGGGTAAAACAACACTTACTGAGAAATTACTTCTTTTTGGTGGTGCTATACAAGAGGCAGGTGCTGTAAAAAGCAACAAGATAAAAAAAGGTGCTACGAGTGACTTTATGGAAATAGAACGCCAAAGAGGTATATCGGTAGCTACATCGGTACTGGCTTTTAATTACCAAAATAAAAAAATAAACATACTCGACACACCTGGTCACAAGGATTTTGCTGAGGATACTTTTCGTACCCTAACGGCAGTAGATAGCGTTATTGTAGTTATTGACGTAGCAAAAGGTGTTGAGGAACAAACTGAAAAACTGGTAAAGGTATGCCGCATGCGAAAGATACCTATGCTAGTTTTTATCAATAAACTTGACCGTGAGGGTAAAGATGCCTTCGACCTTATGGATGAGGTAGAACAAAAACTAGGGCTTACCGTTACTCCGCTTAGTTTCCCTATAGGTATGGGCTACGATTTTCAGGGTATTTATAACATCTGGGAAAAGAATATCAACTTGTTTAGTGGCGACAGCCGTAAGAATATTGAGGAGACTATTGCCTTTGATGATATTGACAACCCTGAACTAGAAAAACTGATAGGTGCTAAACCTGCCGAAACATTACGAGAAGAACTAGAGCTAATTAATGAAGTTTACCCTGAGTTTGATAGAGAAGCTTATCTTGAAGGAAATTTACAGCCCGTGTTTTTTGGTTCGGCATTAAATAACTTTGGGGTACGTGAATTACTAGACTGCTTTGTAGAAATAGCTCCTACTCCACGACCTAAAGATTCTGATACTAGAACAGTATCTCCTGTAGAAGAAAAATTTTCGGGGTTTGTATTTAAAATACATGCCAATATGGACCCTAAGCACCGTGATAGAATCGCGTTTGTAAAAATTGTATCGGGTACATTTGAAAGAAATAAACCGTATTTACACGTACGACTGAAAAAGAACCTAAAATTCTCTAGTCCTAATGCATTTTTTGCTGAGAAAAAAGAGATTGTAGACATCTCCTATCCTGGCGATATTGTAGGGCTACATGATACAGGAAACTTTAAAATAGGTGATACACTAACCGAAGGAGAACAAATGAGCTTTAAAGGCATTCCTAGTTTCTCTCCTGAGCATTTCCGATATATCAATAATGCAGATCCACTAAAGGCTAAACAGCTTGAAAAAGGTATCGACCAGCTTATGGACGAAGGTGTTGCACAGCTCTTTACCCTTGAAATGAACAACCGTAAAGTAATAGGTACAGTGGGTGCACTACAATATGAAGTTATACAATATAGATTGGAACATGAATATGGTGCTAAATGTTCTTACGAAAACTTCCCTGCATACAAGGCTTGTTGGGTAAAACCTGATGACCCTAAAAATGAAGAGTTTGCCGAGTTTAAAAGAATAAAACAAAAATTTATGGCAAAAGATAAATACGGACAACTTGTATTTCTTGCCGACTCTGAGTTTTCAATACAAATGGCTGCCCAAAAATTTCCAAGCGTAAAACTAATGTTTACATCAGAGTTTGATTAA
- a CDS encoding alpha-amylase family glycosyl hydrolase: protein MKKIVLLFSLFCLSAPLSAQEVMYEIFTRSFFDSNNDGYGDLKGVEQKLDELYKLGVTSIVLSPIYQSSFYHNYYADSFEKIDTTYGNWADYKALIKAVHLRRMKIYQDVQLNYVSGKHVWYKDSYRNPNSQYSGYISYTDKQNKKPIFLKNIELHSTYNDNKEQVVAVNLTSPDVQKYFLKQLSDLIYINEDAMGKDGVDGFRFIGMGNGYPSQGATGQGLKTFWKPLIEGLKKVNPKLEVIALQSGKDKYGSDCFTVANADRVYANPLREAITTFDKKKIIAAADSTFTTLPKDKQPIVFLEIPETDRFSSLEGITIDKLRVAAALNLLIGGVPSIYYGQEIGMHGRQFEVEVDGQIIPVRQSYKWYADTITKGAALWYLNNAPWKDKDPMIPNDGFSLEEQQKTPNSLFDFYKELIKLRRRQPAIGLGNYSRVANTNDNVIAFTKIGGNQKVLVMINLSGSQQVVSIADDSLPLNKLQLIMGSANYNFPKGGRTLILPPYWVQVWRMM, encoded by the coding sequence ATGAAAAAAATAGTATTACTGTTTTCATTATTTTGTTTATCAGCCCCACTTTCGGCACAAGAGGTAATGTATGAAATTTTTACCCGAAGTTTTTTTGATAGTAATAATGATGGGTATGGCGACCTTAAAGGAGTTGAGCAAAAACTAGACGAGTTGTATAAACTAGGGGTAACCAGTATAGTGCTTTCTCCTATATATCAATCAAGTTTTTATCATAATTATTATGCTGATAGTTTTGAAAAGATAGATACTACCTATGGCAACTGGGCTGATTATAAAGCTTTGATAAAAGCGGTACATTTAAGACGTATGAAAATATACCAAGATGTGCAGCTTAACTATGTTTCGGGGAAACATGTATGGTATAAAGACTCTTATCGTAATCCTAATTCTCAATATTCAGGATATATATCTTATACAGATAAGCAAAATAAAAAGCCTATTTTTCTTAAAAATATAGAGTTACATAGTACATATAACGATAATAAAGAACAAGTAGTAGCTGTAAACCTTACTAGTCCCGACGTGCAAAAGTATTTTCTAAAACAGCTATCTGATTTAATATATATTAACGAAGATGCTATGGGGAAAGACGGGGTAGATGGTTTCAGGTTTATAGGTATGGGGAACGGATATCCTTCACAAGGTGCTACAGGGCAAGGGTTAAAAACATTTTGGAAACCGCTTATAGAAGGTTTGAAAAAAGTAAACCCTAAATTAGAAGTTATAGCTCTTCAATCGGGTAAAGATAAGTATGGTTCAGATTGTTTTACAGTAGCTAATGCTGATAGGGTATATGCTAATCCGCTTCGCGAAGCAATAACTACATTTGATAAAAAGAAAATTATTGCAGCTGCCGATAGTACATTTACAACATTACCTAAAGATAAACAACCGATTGTATTTCTAGAAATTCCCGAAACTGATAGGTTCTCTTCGTTAGAAGGGATTACTATAGATAAGCTTAGAGTTGCGGCGGCATTAAATCTTCTTATAGGAGGGGTGCCATCTATATATTATGGTCAAGAAATAGGGATGCACGGAAGACAATTTGAGGTAGAAGTTGATGGGCAAATTATTCCTGTAAGACAATCATATAAATGGTATGCTGATACGATAACTAAAGGAGCAGCTTTATGGTATTTAAATAATGCCCCATGGAAAGACAAAGACCCAATGATACCCAATGATGGGTTTTCTTTAGAAGAACAGCAAAAAACACCTAATTCACTATTCGATTTTTATAAAGAGTTAATAAAATTAAGACGCAGGCAGCCTGCTATTGGCTTGGGCAACTATAGCAGAGTAGCTAATACTAATGATAATGTGATTGCTTTTACTAAAATAGGAGGTAATCAAAAAGTATTAGTTATGATAAATTTGTCAGGATCGCAACAGGTAGTTTCTATTGCCGATGATTCATTGCCATTAAATAAACTACAGCTAATTATGGGGTCTGCTAATTATAACTTCCCAAAGGGAGGACGTACCCTAATATTACCACCTTACTGGGTTCAGGTATGGAGGATGATGTAA
- a CDS encoding Ig-like domain-containing protein, with translation MIKKVQRKIKNLLLVAFMLSAAISFGQPIATSATDVTTGEFTATWQSVTGATGYYLDVSESSTFGTNVVASNLIISEYGEGSGGSKKYIEIFNGTGATVDLSNYELWIISNGGSWPESDITLSGTLANDATYVIANNSTDVYNADMYTGSLSHNGDDALGIAWNGGSGTDFNLIDAIGDGIDPGSAWSVAGVSGATKDKILIRKSSVFDPTTDWGTAAGTNATDSEWIVSSFTYNSVTQPLTSLGSHTFDGGYDPSFLTGYDGLDVGNVTSYNVTGLQPNTTYYFRVRSYDGVTVSGNSNVIQVTTTVCGSVALPTAESQSLCSGIATVANLTVTTGEMPKWYEAETGGTALAPEATVTTGTYYVSQTVDGCESARVAVAVSVNTIAEAPEAEAQVLCGAATIADLTSSILVPPAPEQEDFSSLPSGTLSANYDLSLGSWELNSVLATAGQYLVLFNSNPGGAHITSPSFDGLQSITFDAVSLGGVSTISVIKIVGGIESLVTTINPQQGVNVGDEASYNTYTVDINDSSSNIQIKLESSNVTGEASFTEAVQNISFTGYSSNIYNWYDVATGGTPLATDAALVTGTYYVSQIVSGCESVRTAVAVTINEAPAAPTAASTQTFCGAATVADLMAEGISVFETTFEDNFDNLSNWNVISINGDTVWETNTSGNPSNSAAINGYLEDNEDWLVSNPITIPSSVIGATFSFDSAYNYSGPDIEVYYTTNYTGNVTTTSWQLLSPVLSSSGGYSWVNSGDLDVSEAVGSDLVIAFKYTSENGTNTAKSWNVDNVQVITEYENINWYDADDNMLANVDALATATYYVSQTVNGCESTRTEVTVTVNPIPDAPTADAQAFCGSATVANLAVTTGDNPMWYDVETGGTALATDATLATATYYVSQTVNGCESTRTEVTVTVNPIPDAPTADVQAFCGSATVADLAVTTGDNPMWYDVETGGTALATDATLVTATYYVSQTVNGCESTRTAVSVTVNPIPDVPTADAQAFCGSATVADLAVTTGDNPMWYDVETGGTALATDATLATATYYVSQTINGCESTRTAVTVTVNPIPDAPTADAQAFCGSATVANLAVTTGDNPMWYDVETGGTALATDAALATGSYYVSQTVNGCESTRTEVTVTVNPIPSVPTADAQAFCGSATVADLAVTTGDNPMWYDVETGGTALATDATLVTATYYVSQTVNGCESTRTAVSVTVNPIPVAPTADAQVFCGSATPLDLTATTEGAAIWYADATTMTTLPIDTALATGSYYVSQIVNGCESTRTEVSVTVNLIPVAPTADAQAFCGSATVADLAVTTGDNPMWYDVETGGTALAADAALATGSYYVSQTVNGCESTRTEVSVTVNLIPVAPTADAQAFCGSATAAELMVTVEGAAIWYADATTMTTLPIDTALATGSYYVSQIVNGCESARTEVSVTITEVAIPVGEATQEFTTGETIADLDVTGDNIVWYSDAELTTIVDATTVLVNEAIYYAVSVNGDCSSEALAVTVEEVLSTPVLADAKFTHYPNPVNDILNVEFKENITSIIVYNLLGQPVIERNTTSNNVQVNMSALSAGTYIVRATSDNKTTSFKVVKN, from the coding sequence ATGATTAAAAAAGTACAAAGAAAAATTAAAAACCTATTACTCGTCGCGTTTATGCTTTCTGCTGCCATTTCTTTTGGTCAGCCTATTGCTACAAGTGCAACAGATGTAACAACAGGAGAGTTTACAGCAACTTGGCAATCAGTTACAGGTGCAACAGGTTACTACTTAGATGTAAGTGAATCATCAACTTTTGGGACTAATGTAGTTGCCTCTAACCTAATTATATCAGAGTATGGAGAAGGTAGTGGAGGTAGCAAAAAGTATATTGAAATTTTTAATGGTACAGGTGCTACAGTAGATCTTTCAAATTATGAACTCTGGATAATATCTAATGGCGGAAGCTGGCCAGAATCAGATATAACACTTTCGGGTACACTAGCCAATGATGCTACTTATGTTATCGCAAATAATTCTACAGATGTATATAATGCAGATATGTACACAGGGAGTCTTTCTCATAATGGAGATGATGCACTTGGTATAGCGTGGAATGGAGGTAGTGGTACTGATTTTAATTTGATTGATGCTATAGGTGATGGTATTGATCCTGGATCAGCATGGAGTGTTGCAGGAGTGAGCGGAGCTACTAAAGATAAAATTTTAATTAGAAAGTCATCTGTTTTTGATCCGACTACTGATTGGGGAACGGCAGCAGGTACAAATGCTACTGATTCAGAATGGATTGTTTCTTCTTTTACATATAATAGTGTTACTCAACCATTAACTTCTTTAGGAAGTCATACTTTTGATGGCGGTTATGATCCATCATTTTTAACAGGATATGACGGTTTAGATGTTGGTAATGTAACATCATATAATGTAACAGGTCTTCAACCTAACACAACTTATTATTTTAGAGTTAGATCATATGATGGCGTAACGGTTTCAGGTAATTCTAATGTAATTCAGGTTACTACTACTGTATGTGGTTCGGTAGCTTTACCAACAGCAGAATCACAGTCATTATGTTCTGGTATTGCTACAGTAGCAAATTTAACAGTAACGACAGGCGAAATGCCAAAATGGTATGAAGCAGAAACAGGAGGTACAGCATTAGCTCCAGAAGCTACTGTAACAACAGGTACATATTATGTTTCACAAACCGTAGATGGATGTGAAAGTGCAAGAGTTGCAGTTGCAGTAAGTGTTAACACAATAGCTGAAGCCCCAGAGGCTGAAGCTCAGGTGCTTTGTGGTGCTGCTACTATTGCTGACTTAACCTCTTCGATACTTGTACCGCCAGCACCAGAACAAGAAGATTTCTCAAGTTTACCTAGTGGTACACTTTCAGCCAACTATGACTTAAGTTTAGGTTCTTGGGAGCTTAATAGTGTTCTAGCAACAGCAGGACAATACTTAGTATTATTCAATTCAAATCCAGGCGGTGCACATATAACCTCTCCTTCTTTCGATGGTTTACAATCAATAACTTTCGATGCGGTATCATTAGGAGGGGTAAGTACAATATCTGTAATAAAAATAGTAGGTGGTATAGAAAGTCTTGTAACAACAATTAATCCACAACAAGGGGTAAATGTTGGAGATGAAGCTTCATATAATACATATACTGTAGATATAAATGATTCAAGTAGTAATATACAAATAAAACTTGAATCTAGTAATGTTACTGGTGAGGCTTCATTTACTGAGGCTGTTCAAAATATTAGTTTTACGGGATATTCTAGTAATATATACAATTGGTATGACGTAGCAACAGGAGGTACTCCACTAGCTACAGATGCCGCACTTGTAACTGGTACATATTATGTTTCACAAATAGTTAGTGGGTGCGAGAGTGTAAGAACAGCAGTTGCTGTAACAATAAACGAAGCACCTGCTGCTCCAACAGCAGCAAGTACACAAACGTTTTGTGGAGCTGCAACTGTAGCTGATTTGATGGCAGAAGGCATAAGTGTGTTTGAAACTACTTTTGAAGATAATTTTGATAACCTTTCTAACTGGAATGTAATTAGTATTAATGGAGATACAGTATGGGAAACCAATACCTCTGGTAATCCATCTAATAGTGCAGCTATAAACGGTTATCTAGAAGATAATGAAGATTGGTTGGTTTCTAATCCTATTACAATACCATCTAGCGTTATTGGAGCAACTTTTAGTTTTGATAGTGCTTACAATTATAGTGGTCCAGATATAGAAGTTTACTATACAACGAATTATACAGGAAACGTTACAACAACATCTTGGCAATTGTTATCTCCTGTATTAAGTTCTTCAGGTGGGTATAGTTGGGTTAATTCTGGGGATTTAGATGTTTCAGAGGCAGTTGGTTCAGATCTTGTAATTGCTTTTAAATATACTTCGGAAAATGGTACTAATACTGCTAAATCTTGGAATGTTGATAATGTACAAGTTATAACAGAGTATGAAAATATAAACTGGTATGATGCAGATGATAATATGTTGGCTAACGTTGATGCTCTTGCAACAGCAACCTATTATGTATCACAAACAGTAAATGGCTGTGAAAGTACAAGAACAGAGGTTACTGTAACCGTAAACCCAATACCAGATGCACCAACAGCAGATGCACAAGCATTCTGTGGTTCAGCTACAGTAGCAAATCTTGCTGTAACAACAGGAGACAACCCAATGTGGTATGATGTTGAAACAGGCGGAACTGCTCTTGCAACAGATGCAACTCTTGCAACAGCAACCTACTATGTATCACAAACAGTAAATGGATGTGAAAGTACAAGAACAGAGGTTACTGTAACAGTAAACCCAATACCAGATGCACCAACAGCAGATGTACAAGCATTCTGTGGTTCAGCTACAGTAGCAGATCTTGCTGTAACAACAGGAGACAACCCAATGTGGTATGATGTTGAAACAGGCGGAACTGCTCTTGCAACAGATGCAACTCTTGTAACAGCAACCTACTATGTATCACAAACAGTAAATGGATGTGAAAGTACAAGAACAGCAGTTAGTGTAACTGTAAACCCAATACCAGATGTACCAACAGCAGATGCACAAGCATTCTGTGGTTCAGCTACAGTAGCAGATCTTGCTGTAACAACAGGAGACAACCCAATGTGGTATGATGTTGAAACAGGAGGCACAGCTCTTGCAACAGATGCAACTCTTGCAACAGCAACCTATTATGTATCACAAACAATAAATGGCTGTGAAAGTACAAGAACAGCAGTTACTGTAACAGTAAACCCAATACCAGATGCACCAACAGCAGATGCACAAGCATTTTGTGGTTCAGCTACAGTAGCAAATCTTGCTGTAACAACAGGAGACAACCCAATGTGGTATGATGTTGAAACAGGCGGAACTGCTCTTGCAACAGATGCAGCTCTTGCAACAGGTTCTTATTATGTATCACAAACAGTAAACGGATGCGAAAGTACAAGAACAGAAGTTACTGTAACAGTAAACCCAATACCATCTGTACCAACAGCAGATGCACAAGCATTCTGTGGTTCAGCTACAGTAGCAGATCTTGCTGTAACAACAGGAGACAACCCAATGTGGTATGATGTTGAAACAGGCGGAACTGCTCTTGCAACAGATGCAACTCTTGTAACAGCAACCTACTATGTATCACAAACAGTAAATGGATGTGAAAGTACAAGAACAGCAGTTAGTGTAACTGTAAACCCAATACCAGTTGCACCAACAGCAGATGCACAAGTATTCTGTGGTTCTGCTACTCCATTAGATCTTACCGCTACTACAGAAGGGGCAGCAATATGGTATGCCGATGCAACTACTATGACTACACTTCCTATAGATACAGCTTTAGCAACAGGTTCTTATTATGTATCACAAATAGTAAACGGATGCGAAAGTACAAGAACAGAAGTTAGTGTAACCGTAAACCTTATACCAGTTGCACCAACAGCAGATGCACAAGCATTCTGTGGTTCAGCTACAGTAGCAGATCTTGCCGTAACAACAGGAGACAACCCAATGTGGTATGATGTTGAAACAGGCGGAACTGCTCTTGCAGCAGATGCAGCTCTTGCAACAGGTTCTTATTATGTATCACAAACAGTAAACGGATGCGAAAGTACAAGAACAGAAGTTAGTGTAACCGTAAACCTTATACCAGTTGCACCAACAGCAGATGCACAAGCATTCTGTGGTTCAGCTACAGCAGCAGAACTTATGGTTACCGTTGAAGGAGCAGCCATATGGTATGCCGATGCAACTACCATGACTACACTTCCTATAGATACCGCTTTAGCAACAGGTTCTTATTATGTATCACAAATAGTAAACGGATGTGAAAGTGCAAGAACAGAAGTTAGTGTAACTATAACAGAAGTAGCAATACCAGTAGGTGAAGCTACACAAGAATTTACAACAGGTGAAACTATTGCTGATCTAGATGTTACAGGTGATAATATAGTATGGTATAGCGATGCTGAACTTACTACAATTGTAGATGCTACTACAGTACTTGTAAATGAAGCAATTTATTATGCAGTTTCTGTTAATGGTGATTGTTCAAGTGAAGCACTTGCAGTAACTGTAGAAGAAGTGTTAAGTACTCCTGTACTTGCAGATGCTAAGTTTACACACTACCCTAACCCTGTTAATGATATCTTGAATGTAGAGTTTAAAGAGAACATAACATCGATAATAGTATATAATTTATTGGGTCAACCAGTAATAGAAAGAAATACTACGAGTAATAATGTACAAGTAAATATGTCGGCATTATCAGCAGGTACTTACATAGTAAGAGCTACTAGTGATAACAAAACGACATCGTTTAAAGTAGTTAAAAACTAA